DNA sequence from the Glycine soja cultivar W05 chromosome 18, ASM419377v2, whole genome shotgun sequence genome:
GGGTTTTCAAGCTTTGGTTTTTGAGAAAAGGAGAGAAAGGGAGAAGCTTTCTACCACCCAACTAGTAGCTCACACAAGAAAAGCACCAACCACACCCAACCAAAGCAAGAAATCCAATTTAGGCTCAAAACCAAAGACTTCCATGGTTGCTCTAAGGAAAGAAAGTGGAAATGGAAaacaagggaaaaggaaaagaatctTACCACTCCAATGGTCGACTATGGGATTTGAGAAAAAAGACCTTCTATGAGcacaatcaccaaaactcaatcTCCCAAGGAATGAGTTacttgaagaagaagaggagaaaCATATGGAGAGGTTTTTGGAGAAAGTGAAATCTGAAATATGAGGATTTAAAGGAGTTTATATGACTCTTGAAAGTCTCCCTCTCACACCTAGGCTTTACTAAGCACACCTATCCCTCCTTTCACAAACCAAAAGTGATAAATGCCTTGTATGCTTATATATCTTGGCATTTATCTTACATTTTTATGACTTAAAACTTTGTTTTACTCACTTTTAGGCTAATCTAACTAGTAATTAGAAGTAGTGTTAATgcttctaatattttaaaaaaattattagctttttatgttttattatagaaaaagaagaagaattgaaGAAATTGGAAGATTAGCATTTGCAAGGTCATACCACACAGCTTTAGAAGCATATTTCGAAAGCCAAAGCTATCATTGTGTGAGATTGAGAGATACACTCACCTAGATAAACTTGTGTGCTTGAGAGAAACATCTTCTCTGTGAGGAGACAAGTGCTCTTTGGTTTTTCAATATTTGTCATTGCCATGCTTGTTAGTCTCTTGAGGAACTAATTGCATTTGTATCTTGCTGTGAATTTTTGTGCGGGCACCACAGGGTAAGATTGTTCATTTTGGGATTTCTTGGTCAAAAACTTGAGTTGAAAGCATGTGTCGATGGATGTGGTGTGGTGTTTGATTTTCAAACCATGTCtagttgtttattttcatttttattttaattttacaagtaGGTTGTTTATGTTTGGTtgtttagtttagttttaatttgcttgaggacaaacaaAGCTTTAAGTTTAGGGTGTTTGGATAAATGCCTTGTATGCTTATACATGTTGACATTTTTATCTTACATTTTCATGATTTAAAACCTGGTTCTAATCACTTTTAGGCTAATCTAACTAGTAATTAGAAGTAGTGCTAATGTTTCTAatcttttaagaattttattagctttttatgttttattgtaagaaaagaagaagaattgaaTAAATTGGAAGTTAACATTTGCAAGGTCAAACCACACAACTTTAGAAGCATATTTTGAAAGCCCAAAGCTATCATTCACGACTATAAAATAGGCTTTTAACATTAGTTATTAAGGatttttaacattgattattaaccgatgttaaaaagtATCAATGCtaatatcaatttttgaaaaccaatatAAACTAAACTacacaacatcaattttctaaaaaatcaatgttttctGCTCAAttaaaccgatgttgtgttttggaattttttttgtttttaattaccAATTGTAATTAAACGTAGCACAAATTATCAttcaaagttataaaaaatctaaaaataaacataagtcATCCTTGAAAAGaagtaaatgaaaactaaatgtaataaaattagaatattcaatatattttatataataaattgtctATCTACAAAATGATAAGTTGACAAAAAGATTCCTAGCAGAAACATTCCAAACATCATTTTCCACAAAAATATACAAGagttataaacaaaatttactGATATTATTATAGTATAATATActtaaattacaaacaaatccaACATAAAACAAAGTTAGATGTTGCATCTAggaactcaaatataatttgagTTTCAACTTCCAAATTTTGTTATTGTGCAAAAGTTCTCAATCCATAACCAATTTTTGCAGACTTCCTCTAATGATTATAAACAATCTTGCATTCCGTAATCACTTCCAAATTCATATGGGTGAATCCTACCCTTTCATAAATGAGTACACGATACTCGACACATCCTGAAATTAACATTAAGTTTATCTTaaatatgtatatgattttaaaaattgacaAACAGAGGTACTTTTGTACTGATTATATACAATGATAAGTTACTCACCAAATTAATGTAAGTCACTTTGTACTCATTTAACAGGACTTTAAAAGTGATTGAGTTAGGAATTTGATGGTACAATGAGTGCCATTTAGGATAAGCTTTTGGTTGATAGTTTCTTTTGAAGATGGTTAGGAAGAAAAGACTCTATCCCAAATGGGTCATGGTCACTTGATGATTTCCTATAAGTCCATAGAAATTTCATGAGTTCTGTCCATCCATCCAATATAGTTGGATTTACCAGATCTTGGTTGTATGTAATAGAGTGCATGTTTTCATTATTGTCTAGCAAATGCCAAGTATGCTCTAGTTGATCCTTCCATCTTACAACAAATGTCCTACTCACTTCACCATAAGGCTACATTTAAAGTAAACTAATATAAGCAATACAGATGTGTTATATcatgtcatgtttatttgagaatAGTCTTGAAATTCTTAACCTGATCCTTAATATGAACTGTGTTGAAcatttcctttggtttttttgTTAATCTGCATCATTGTCTTAGCCATTTTATTCCAATTCTTTTGATCTTCATTCATTGTTTCTAAACTCCATTTACAATATAAAAGATACTATTAATCCACAACATCTGTTTTGCCTTAAATTTGTTCAGTTAGAAACTATTAATCCAACATTGTATAGTCTCTAATCTAAAATTACCCTTTGTCTTAAAAGCTAgaattacttaaaataaatatgcatgcTACTTAGTAGTAGTAAACCAAGAGATATGAGATTGGTCTATTACATGCCACAGAGTTGCAAGACATTATGCATATACCCATTTTTGAAAGCCAAGAAtgatattcatatttttaaagtatCAATTTTTTGCTTCAAGTTAAAAACCCTAACATCATCTTGGGTCTATGATAGAGGAACAAAAATTTTAACCTAGAGTGGATGAAGATTCTTACCAGGTGAAATGGGTCGATGCGTAACTCTGTTGTGGTTAACCGTTAGATAGAGGCTTTTCATCTACCAACCTTGTCTATGTTTTCATCTTTTGAACTACCGTGAATAGATATGAGTGTCGGTGAGTGAAATAGGCAGATAAATGTACATGCTATATATTCTATCCAACGTAAATGATGGTgtagaacaagaaaaaaaaatacaaaattcattAGTGGACCATTTTATTGTATTAGAgtaaattgatgttatataaTGTCtacaataatgattttttatattatataacaaaaaaggTGACCTCACAACGACCTCATGCCGTGTTTTCTTCCTCATGTCGTCCACCACATGGCCATGACGCCACGACGTCTCCGCCAACACTAAGCAACACCACCCAAAGCACAACGCAAAGCAACACCATTTGCCAAAGGTAAGAGAAAGACATACCTTGTCATCGAGACCAACATTGACACCGAGAGCTAGTATGAGTGGGAGACTGAGAATGAGAGCGAGTGTGAGTGGGAGTAAAATATCGAGTGCGAGCGAGAGCGAGTGTGTTGAGAGGATGAGTTGCATCCCCACGGAGGAAGTGAGAGTGTTAGGGTGAGAGTGAGGAGAGTGATAGTGGGCGAGAGAAAAACAATTAGCGAGTGTGAGTGGGAGTAAAATATCGAGTGCGAGCGAGAGCGAGTGTGTTGAGAGGATGAGTTGCATCCCCACGGAGGAAGTGAGAGTGTTAGGGTGAGAGTGAGGAGAGTGATAGTGGGCGAgagaaaaacaattatatatatatatatatatatatatatatctgaaaAACAAtgtcggtttttaaaaaaaccgatgttaacgtagttactttaacattgattttttaaaaaatcgatgttaatgaagCCATGTTAGCATCAGTTTTTCGAAAACCGATGCTAAcgaacttattttatttacaattatgtcaCCACCtttttgttaacattggttttcgtcaaaaccaatgttaaccagGCGATGTTAAATCCTATTTTCATAGTAATGATTGTGCTCTTTATTTGCTGAGGCAGAGCTTGGGAGATTTGAGGCTGGGATTAAGAATGTAGAAAGTCTATTTTGCTTGTTGTCTACCTGAGGTCGGGCGTTAGGAATCTGAGCTAGGCCTAGTGTGAGAAGACTTGTGTTGCACCCTTGATGCCTTTTGTGAAGCTAGATGTGGGAAGACTTAAGGTTGGGCATGAGGCTGATAATGTGGCATTAGTGAAGCTGAAACAAATGGATAAGATGTCCAATTGAAGggatttttttagtagtttttgGTTTTGGGGAGCTATCTAGGGCATTGTGAGTGGCTAAGAAACTCTCACTTGTTTTCTTTGGCTTTCCTACCAACTATCATTATTTTGTGtataatttttgttcattttttgcatcttcttctcttcttgtaGTTATGTTTATTCTTTGTGGGGATTGATGTAATTGAACCCATCCTTATGCTTACATTCAAGTTATGAATCTTTGTGTATTGTTCATTGTTAAGTGTTCTTTTTTATGCTTAATGCTTGTCTTGGCTTGATCATCCATTGCTTGATTTTGTGGTTAGAATGATCATTGAGAAATGCATTTGAActtagaaatatgaaagaacatCTAATGAGTTTTCTGTCTAGGGATAGAGCAAGACTTGGCAGTCATCTCTTAACTTTTGTTCTTCAAACAAGTTACTTGACTAAATTAATTCAAGGGATTGATAGTTTAGTTGAGGGATTTAGTCTCTTCCCATTCAAGGGAttggatttaaatatttttgtgaatcAATGATAATAAATGGAGATAGTTTATATTACTCTTGAAAGTCTCCCTCTCACACCTAGGCTTTACTAAGCACACCTACCTCTCCTTTCACAAACCAAAAGTCTATCCCTCTAGGCTCAAACACACCAAAACTCACCAACTCACATGAAACACATAATCAAGTCACCAATcacattgattaattaatttcaagcactttaatttaatttaatttcccttgtaattaaattaaataacttatatGACAATTAATAAATCACAATGTTACATTAGGATATCCTTCattctggtgtgtatttgatttattgATATATCCCTAATGCTGGAAGCCTGCATGTCAAAAGAAGCTCCTTGTTTGTTCATCTTTTTTGCACTGATGATGACTCTCAGATTTCATCAACACCCAAGATGTTACAAACACATGCTTCAAAATTCCACTatacttttttggttttaaacaagAAACTATCAAACTAGAAAATATGTAGCATCACACATCGACAAAACATTCTTAATTATATACTCTACTAACAAATCAACGACACCACAGTAGTCCTTACTTCGCAACATATGCTCTACTTGAGCGATTGATAAACAACTGAAATGAATAACAAtctttatctattttatttcgttACTTTATTGATTCAGTTCATCAAAACCCTTTACCCCATTGATCCAATAATCATCGGGCCGATAGAACAGAAATGGAGATAGTAGCATTAGATGGATCATCAGAGATGCCTTCCCCATTCATCTtatttgtttcaacaaacacaGGCATAGTTGGTCGCAGTTGCTCCACTAAGCTCTTGCTTTTGAGTAGCACTACTAATTCAGACATTGTTGGCCTTGTTGCAGCTGATGCTTGAGTGCATAATAAAGCAatttcaatgattttcttcacttcttctgcATCATATTCATCAGGGTCTATGTCCTTGTCCACAAGCTCCAACTGCATGCCTTTCTCATACAGTTTCCATGCCTGTTAAGTGAAAATCAAATGTCTCATGCTCGATCAAATAGTAAAATATCTTGAGAAAACAAACAACTTAGGTATAGCAACTtgcttacccgttgaagaaggTACTCACGACCCTCGTCATCAATCTTCACATTGGTACTCTTTTGACCACTTATGATTTCCAGAACCACAATACCATAACTGTAGGTATCAGCCTTCTCTGATAATTGACCTTGCATTGCATACTCAGGTGCTGTGTATCCCCTGATAAGTATAATATACAGTCATATAgtcaaaaaattaacaacactCATTGCATTGTCACATTTTTCAcacataagtttttatttattaatttgtctcTTTTGCTACAACTTGGATACTCAAATAAATGTCAAGAAATTCATGTGAATGCAtgcaattattttgtttacttACAATGTTCCGGCAAATTTTGTGCTAAGATGAGAACGATCCCTTGGCAAAAGCCTTGCCAACCCAAAATCAGCAATTTTGGGCTGGAGATCATCATCTAGGAGGATATTACCAGTCTTTATATCTCTATGAATGATGGACACATGGAACTCCTCATGTAGATATGCTAGTCCCCTTGCTGTTCCCAAAATTATATCATAGCGTTGTTTCCAATTGAGggaaccctttttgtcacctgTTTCCCAAGTTTAGATATATACGTAAGATTgtggagaagagaagaaaaagcaaTGAAGATTCAAGAAATGATTCCATTGAAGGTTGACATGATTTACCAAATAAGAATTTGTCAAGGCTGCTATTTGCCATGTATTCATAAACTAGAATTCTCTCTTGGCCTTTGCTGCAACAACCAAGAAGTCTAACGAGATTTCGATGATGAACATTACTTATAAGCTTCACTTCACCTTCAAAATCATCCTCCATCTTGCTTGATTTCCCCAACACTAGTTTCTTGACGGCAACAACTTTTCCATTTTTCAGAGTACCCTGTTTAATAGTATGTATGACTAATTGACCAATGAAAGTGTTTTTTCTATATAGCACTTTAAATTATTTCCTTTCTAGTTTGTTAAGgtctgtttttttaaataattacaaaaaaatatttatttttaactttatctcattttttaattttgaacaagaagttagaaaaaaataaattaaaatttattgaaaactataaaatcaagagagaaactcattaaataataagaaaatgtcttataaaaaatttaattttaaataaattttaactaataataaacaaagtgtATTAGTGACAAGtctaatttgattttgttattaCCAATGTAAacagaaaaaagtaaaataagataataaatttgtaaatttttgtaaACATAAGCAATTtgtcaaataaaatatgataatgcttttaaaaaaaaacactagcaCAATCGTCAGTGTCTTTGAACATGCTTTCCAtcaatatatagaaaaaataaaacacaaatttaCCTTGTATACAGCGCCAAAACCTCCTTCTCCAAGTTTATTGTCAGcactgaaattttttgttgcaGCTTTCAAATCTGTATACTTGTAGTTAACTGGACCTCTCAACTCAGTTGCTCCCAATATGTCAGCTGCAAAGGAACACACGACTTTtgattttgtaataaataaaaaatgagagatgACTTTTAGATTagcaaattttgtatttaaaataagttataataaaaaaatatattaggagAGCTTtcgtaaaaagaaataattattagccacataataataataataaataatcatgAAAGAAATtaggaaacaaaataaagaaattatcatTGCGAGGTTACTGAATGCAAAAAACAAATGTAGAActatctatcattttttttttcgatttgaAAAGCATTAAAAATGCAAACCATGAACTAATTAACATCACAATTACTTACCTTTGGGAACCCTCTTTTGTTTAATAAACAATCTCCAAGCAAACAACACAAGGAGGAGAACAACACCTCCTACGACACCACCAATAATAGCCCACTTCTTGCTTGAACCTCCTGCAATAGTGCAGtatctaattatttataaaaacagaaatgttttaagaaaattaaatatatgaccCTAACAgtttttatccaaatacaagTTTAACAAAAGAGATTTATTGTAATTCTACCTTCTTTTAAATAGGGTTTGATATCAATGGTCTGATTATCAGCAAAGAAAGGTTTGGTGGAGTATCTCATAAAACAGCCAGCATCATATGCTGTACCATCTGTGCTTGGAAGGCAACTTTGTAAGTTGTTGTATCCAACTTGCATGCAATCCAGACATTTCTGTGGGGAGGCAGTTTCAACACACTGTGCAATGGCATAAATTGCACTACCACCCTCCACCTGTGTCTTAGTAGCTGCATAGAAACCTTTAATTTTAGGTGTTGCTGTTTGAAGGTCCATTAATGCTTGTTGTCCAACTACTTTTAAATTAGTGGCATTTGAACTGATGTTCCCACATGTTACCCCTCCACCAATTTCGTTGGTCTGTTGGTAGAATCTCTCACTCTCATACCTTATCAAACATTTTGAGAATATCCAGcattagtttaaaataaattgtcaaaTACTTAACATTAATTGCCTTACTATAATATTTTACAGtacataacattaattaatacaaAACTTATTGAAAAAATACGAGGACTGAATCATGGACAAAATATATAagtagtatttttatatttttcacaaataatcatcattttaattttgattactaTGTGGTTTCATTGATAATCattgtatatatattgataaacTGATAATGATTGTATATATAGATTACATagatttcatttaatatttttacataacaaagattatattaaattaaaattaaagaattttccTTCCATTTTCCCTCTATTTTATATccattctttaattttattgtaacAAAAAGAGAGATCAAATATAATCTTTTGCTTTTTATATCAATGTGCCAAATAGTTTAACAAGTTGTAATTAAATAtcagaaaatatttcaaattaatacaTATTATCTTCAAAGTGCAAATAGACTCTTAACATCTTGTACAAGATGTAATTCTATCTTTCATAGTAATATTAATCTatatttgcttttaaaaaaagaatcttAACATGTGTGTGATGTACGTTCTTATGCttttaatatctttaattaaaacttatttttttaaaaaataatcaatagttaaaaataataatatatcacaatataaattatttatcatcaatttaaaatgtaatttatatgttcacaaatacttatttattataaattttaattataacataatttatatatttaaaaatatttatttattataaaatatataaaatagtcATTTATTCTATCTAATTGACAAGCTAAAATActagttataattataacttaatATAGTTATAAAGTGTATCGATGAAagtcatattttatataaaattattgataatataatagTTCATTTACGTAAGATCACCTTACAAGTAGTTAGAGACAAAAAGAGTGAAACTAAGTATTTGTATTATCATATAGTCAAGATTATCATGCTGAAGTATAATAATTTTCAGACTATTTGATTGTATAAACTTCTATGAtttacacaataaaaatatttttttaaaatttattactcAATGCTCCAAGAGCATTAGTTAGTCATTGTAGATGAAGCAGTCATTGTGTgtatattaat
Encoded proteins:
- the LOC114396430 gene encoding cysteine-rich receptor-like protein kinase 2; amino-acid sequence: MMLQQLIKLLALNLIWWSSINVEYAVAATRDTRVINSGCSPINATNTVSFFGNVNETFSELRGEIRNQSKHFGTSLNSRGAVNAYTMFQCRNYVSRNDCLACFNTASAQIRDICKIANGARVIYNDCFLRYESERFYQQTNEIGGGVTCGNISSNATNLKVVGQQALMDLQTATPKIKGFYAATKTQVEGGSAIYAIAQCVETASPQKCLDCMQVGYNNLQSCLPSTDGTAYDAGCFMRYSTKPFFADNQTIDIKPYLKEGGSSKKWAIIGGVVGGVVLLLVLFAWRLFIKQKRVPKADILGATELRGPVNYKYTDLKAATKNFSADNKLGEGGFGAVYKGTLKNGKVVAVKKLVLGKSSKMEDDFEGEVKLISNVHHRNLVRLLGCCSKGQERILVYEYMANSSLDKFLFGDKKGSLNWKQRYDIILGTARGLAYLHEEFHVSIIHRDIKTGNILLDDDLQPKIADFGLARLLPRDRSHLSTKFAGTLGYTAPEYAMQGQLSEKADTYSYGIVVLEIISGQKSTNVKIDDEGREYLLQRAWKLYEKGMQLELVDKDIDPDEYDAEEVKKIIEIALLCTQASAATRPTMSELVVLLKSKSLVEQLRPTMPVFVETNKMNGEGISDDPSNATISISVLSAR